One Paraburkholderia kururiensis DNA window includes the following coding sequences:
- a CDS encoding FAD-dependent oxidoreductase, with product MIDYQTLTFDYKPCAEQQPGSEAKVHPVVVVGAGPIGLATAIDLAQRGVPVVLLDDDCTLSTGSRAICFSKRTLDIFDRLGCAEGMVQKGVSWNVGKVFLKDELVYTFNLLPESGHHRPAFINLQQYYLEGFLVERAQAFAQIDLRWKNRVTGIEQHGTPGSPDAGATLTVETPDGTYTLHARYVVAADGSRSPVRKLMGLDSHGRTFKDRFLIADVKMEADFPTERWFWFDPPFHPNQSVLLHRQPDNVWRIDFQLGWDADPVLEKTPERVIPRVRALLGPDAKFELEWVSVYTFSCLRMDSFRHGQVLFAGDSAHGVSPFGARGANSGVQDAENLAWKLAMVLEGRATDALLDTYAREREYAADENIRNSTRSTDFITPKSAVSRLFRDAVLTLARDHAFARQLVNSGRLSVPAVLHESVLNTPDAQPFAGQMMPGAACCDAPVQVCGQASSTEDANGASAWLLHWLGQSFTGLLFCGDAARLDAQTQAALQRIAQGPVPTKIVAVVSEGANAPEGLPPSAIVLRDVEGLAAARYDATPGTFYLIRPDQHVCARWRQVDADRVDNALKRALCVGGTA from the coding sequence ATGATCGACTATCAAACGCTGACGTTCGACTACAAGCCGTGCGCCGAACAACAGCCGGGCAGTGAAGCGAAGGTGCATCCGGTGGTGGTCGTGGGTGCGGGGCCCATCGGGCTCGCCACGGCTATCGACCTCGCACAGCGCGGCGTGCCGGTCGTGCTGCTCGACGACGACTGCACGCTCTCTACGGGCTCGCGCGCCATCTGTTTTTCGAAGCGCACGCTCGACATCTTCGACCGTCTCGGCTGCGCCGAGGGCATGGTTCAGAAGGGCGTGAGCTGGAACGTGGGCAAGGTCTTTCTCAAAGACGAACTGGTCTACACGTTCAACTTGCTGCCTGAAAGCGGGCACCATCGGCCGGCGTTCATCAACTTGCAGCAGTACTACCTGGAAGGCTTCCTCGTGGAACGCGCGCAGGCGTTTGCGCAGATCGATCTGCGCTGGAAGAACCGCGTGACGGGCATCGAGCAGCACGGCACGCCGGGGTCGCCGGACGCGGGCGCGACGCTCACCGTAGAAACGCCCGACGGCACCTACACGCTGCACGCGCGCTACGTCGTGGCCGCCGATGGCTCGCGCAGCCCCGTGCGCAAGCTCATGGGTCTGGACAGCCATGGCCGCACGTTCAAAGACCGCTTCCTGATTGCCGACGTGAAGATGGAGGCCGACTTTCCGACGGAACGCTGGTTCTGGTTCGATCCGCCGTTTCATCCGAACCAGTCGGTGCTGCTGCATCGGCAACCGGACAACGTGTGGCGTATCGACTTTCAGCTGGGCTGGGACGCCGACCCCGTGCTCGAAAAAACGCCGGAGCGCGTGATTCCGCGCGTGCGCGCACTGCTCGGTCCGGATGCGAAGTTCGAACTGGAATGGGTGAGCGTGTACACGTTTTCGTGTCTGCGTATGGACAGCTTCCGCCACGGTCAGGTGTTGTTCGCGGGCGACTCGGCGCACGGCGTGTCGCCGTTCGGCGCGCGCGGCGCGAACAGCGGCGTGCAGGACGCGGAAAACCTCGCATGGAAGCTCGCGATGGTGCTGGAAGGCCGCGCAACGGATGCGCTGCTCGACACCTACGCCCGCGAACGCGAGTATGCGGCGGACGAGAACATCCGCAACTCCACACGCTCCACCGACTTCATCACGCCGAAGAGCGCGGTGAGCCGCCTGTTCCGCGACGCAGTGCTCACGCTGGCACGCGACCACGCGTTCGCGCGGCAGCTCGTGAACAGCGGGCGGCTCTCGGTGCCGGCGGTGCTGCACGAGTCCGTGTTGAACACGCCCGACGCGCAGCCCTTCGCAGGCCAGATGATGCCGGGCGCGGCGTGCTGCGATGCGCCCGTGCAGGTGTGCGGCCAAGCTTCCTCGACTGAGGATGCGAATGGCGCGTCTGCATGGCTGCTGCACTGGCTCGGTCAGTCGTTCACGGGGCTGCTGTTTTGCGGCGATGCGGCTCGACTCGATGCGCAGACGCAGGCTGCGTTGCAACGTATCGCGCAAGGCCCGGTGCCGACAAAGATCGTCGCCGTGGTGAGCGAAGGTGCGAACGCGCCCGAAGGCTTGCCGCCATCGGCCATCGTCTTGCGCGACGTGGAAGGTCTCGCGGCGGCACGTTACGACGCGACGCCCGGCACGTTCTATCTGATTCGTCCGGACCAGCACGTTTGCGCACGCTGGCGGCAAGTGGACGCAGACCGCGTGGACAACGCGCTGAAACGCGCACTGTGCGTGGGCGGCACGGCATAA
- a CDS encoding MBL fold metallo-hydrolase, protein MAKAFASQADLEQKQITFTQLSENAWAYTAEGDPNSGVIVGDDGVLIVDTTATPAMAQDLIAKIRTITDKPIKYVVLSHYHAVRVLGASAYFAEGAQQIIASRGTYEMIVERGEADMKSEIERFPRLFAGVETVPGLTWPTLVFEREITLFLGKLEVRIAHLGAGHTKGDTVVWLPSQKVLFSGDLVEYDAACYCGDAQLAQWPATLEALRALGAEKLVPGRGPALTTPEDVNKGLDYTKDFVTTLLAQGRAAVAKQMDLKGAMALTREAMDPKFGNVFIYEHCLPFDVTRAYDEASGIEHPRIWTAERDKEMWKALQG, encoded by the coding sequence ATGGCAAAGGCATTCGCTTCGCAGGCCGACCTGGAGCAGAAGCAGATCACCTTCACGCAGCTTTCTGAAAACGCCTGGGCCTACACGGCCGAAGGCGATCCGAATTCGGGCGTGATCGTGGGCGACGACGGCGTGCTGATCGTGGACACCACGGCCACGCCCGCGATGGCGCAAGACCTCATCGCGAAGATCCGCACCATTACCGACAAGCCCATCAAATACGTCGTGCTCTCGCACTATCACGCGGTGCGCGTGCTGGGCGCGTCCGCCTATTTCGCCGAGGGCGCGCAACAGATCATCGCGAGCCGCGGCACCTACGAGATGATCGTGGAGCGCGGCGAGGCGGACATGAAGTCGGAGATCGAGCGCTTTCCGCGCCTCTTCGCGGGCGTCGAAACCGTGCCGGGCCTCACGTGGCCCACGCTCGTGTTCGAGCGCGAAATCACGCTGTTTCTCGGCAAGCTCGAAGTGCGCATCGCGCACCTGGGCGCGGGTCACACGAAGGGCGATACGGTGGTGTGGCTGCCCTCGCAAAAGGTGCTGTTCTCAGGCGACCTCGTGGAATACGACGCGGCCTGCTATTGCGGCGACGCGCAACTCGCGCAGTGGCCCGCCACACTCGAAGCGCTGCGCGCGCTCGGCGCCGAAAAGCTCGTGCCGGGCCGCGGACCCGCGCTCACCACGCCCGAAGACGTGAACAAGGGCCTCGACTACACGAAAGACTTCGTGACCACGCTGCTCGCGCAAGGCCGCGCGGCAGTGGCGAAGCAGATGGACCTCAAGGGCGCGATGGCGCTCACGCGCGAAGCGATGGACCCGAAGTTCGGCAACGTCTTCATCTACGAGCACTGCCTGCCGTTCGACGTGACGCGCGCCTACGACGAGGCGAGCGGCATCGAGCATCCGCGCATCTGGACCGCCGAGCGCGACAAGGAAATGTGGAAGGCGTTGCAGGGCTAG